The following proteins are co-located in the Massilia litorea genome:
- a CDS encoding sterol desaturase family protein, which produces MLLNTLIVVATVVFMEVFSIVAHKYIMHGFGWGWHRSHHEARTGWFEKNDLYAVVFAGVAIALIWFGTEGIWPLQWIGAGMTAYGFLYFVAHDGLVHRRWPFQYTPRSGYAKRLYQAHRMHHAVEGREGAVSFGFLYAPPVAKLKRQLQALHGGAPRRPRDAATGHQDAA; this is translated from the coding sequence ATGCTGCTCAATACGCTCATCGTCGTGGCCACCGTCGTCTTCATGGAAGTGTTTTCCATCGTCGCGCACAAGTACATCATGCACGGCTTCGGCTGGGGCTGGCACCGCTCGCACCATGAAGCTCGGACCGGCTGGTTCGAGAAGAACGATTTATACGCCGTCGTCTTCGCCGGCGTGGCCATCGCCCTGATCTGGTTCGGCACCGAGGGCATCTGGCCGCTGCAATGGATCGGCGCCGGCATGACGGCCTACGGCTTCCTCTATTTCGTCGCCCACGACGGCCTGGTGCACCGGCGCTGGCCTTTCCAGTACACCCCGCGCAGCGGCTACGCCAAGCGGCTCTACCAGGCGCACCGCATGCACCATGCGGTCGAGGGCAGGGAAGGCGCGGTCTCGTTCGGCTTCCTGTACGCGCCCCCGGTCGCGAAGCTCAAACGCCAGTTGCAGGCACTGCATGGCGGGGCACCGAGGCGTCCGCGGGACGCCGCCACAGGCCATCAGGACGCGGCCTGA
- the crtB gene encoding 15-cis-phytoene synthase CrtB — protein MNAGANASLLDHATETIKVGSKSFAAAARLFDAPTRRSVLMLYAWCRHCDDVVDGQELGFGMAAPSHDPHGELARLVEQTRRAYAGETMPDPAFAAFQEVALRHAIAPRHAFDHLAGFGMDVDAVHYDTFEDTLRYCYHVAGVVGLMMAQIMGAQAPQVLDRACDLGLAFQLTNIARDIVDDARLGRCYLPTQWLREAGIPPEELALPRHRMALAKIAARLVDHAEPYYDCALGGVSALPLRSAWAIATARRVYRQIGIEVKARGPRAWDERVGTSRATKLKLLAMGGVDALLSRLRPVRPRPDGLWRRPADASVPRHAVPATGV, from the coding sequence ATGAACGCTGGAGCGAACGCATCGCTGCTGGACCACGCGACCGAAACGATCAAGGTCGGCTCGAAGAGTTTCGCGGCCGCGGCCAGGCTGTTCGACGCCCCTACCCGGCGCAGCGTGCTGATGCTGTATGCCTGGTGCCGCCACTGCGACGACGTGGTCGACGGCCAGGAACTGGGCTTCGGCATGGCGGCGCCCAGCCACGACCCGCATGGCGAACTGGCGCGGCTGGTCGAGCAGACGCGCCGCGCCTACGCGGGCGAAACGATGCCTGATCCGGCCTTCGCCGCCTTCCAGGAAGTCGCGCTGCGCCACGCCATCGCGCCGCGCCATGCTTTTGACCACCTGGCCGGCTTCGGCATGGACGTCGATGCCGTGCACTACGACACCTTCGAGGACACGCTGCGCTACTGCTACCACGTGGCGGGCGTGGTCGGCCTGATGATGGCCCAGATCATGGGCGCGCAAGCGCCACAGGTGCTCGACCGCGCCTGCGACCTCGGCCTGGCCTTCCAGCTGACGAACATCGCGCGCGACATCGTCGACGACGCGCGGCTCGGGCGCTGCTACCTGCCGACGCAGTGGCTGCGCGAAGCCGGGATTCCGCCGGAAGAGCTGGCCCTGCCGCGGCATCGCATGGCGCTGGCGAAGATTGCGGCGCGCCTGGTCGACCATGCCGAGCCGTATTACGATTGCGCGCTCGGCGGCGTGTCGGCGCTGCCGCTGCGCTCGGCCTGGGCGATCGCCACGGCACGCAGGGTGTATCGCCAGATCGGGATCGAGGTCAAGGCACGCGGACCGCGCGCCTGGGACGAACGGGTCGGCACCTCGCGCGCGACGAAACTGAAACTGCTGGCCATGGGCGGCGTGGACGCCTTGTTGTCGCGCCTGCGCCCGGTCAGGCCGCGTCCTGATGGCCTGTGGCGGCGTCCCGCGGACGCCTCGGTGCCCCGCCATGCAGTGCCTGCAACTGGCGTTTGA
- a CDS encoding phytoene desaturase encodes MNAVNNAVVVGAGFGGLALAIRLQAGGTQTTLLEKRDKPGGRAYVYEDQGFVFDAGPTVITDPSCIEELFTAAGKRIEDYVEMLPVSPFYRLCWEDGSHFDYVNDQEALDRQIHAINPVDVAGYQRFLAYSKAVFEEGYIKLGTVPFLTFRDMIAAGPQLAKLQAWRSVYSMVSRFVQDEHLRQAFSFHSLLVGGNPFATSSIYTLIHALERRWGVWFPRGGTGALVNGLVRLFQDIGGRIELNASVAQIETKNGRASGVRLEDGRFFPADAVASNADVVHTYASLLNQHPRGAQEAASLRKKRFSNSLFVIYFGLDHHHSQLQHHTVCFGPRYRGLIDEIFKGNALADDFSLYLHAPCVTDPSLAPPGCGSHYVLAPVPHLGNADIDWEVEGPRYRDKIFEYLEERYMPGLRSQLVTSRIFTPFDFRDQLNAHVGSAFSLEPVLTQSAWFRPHNRDRELANLYLVGAGTHPGAGVPGVIGSAKATAGLMLAEARA; translated from the coding sequence ATGAACGCAGTAAACAACGCGGTCGTCGTCGGCGCCGGCTTCGGCGGCCTGGCCCTGGCCATCCGCCTGCAGGCCGGCGGCACGCAGACGACGCTGCTGGAAAAGCGCGACAAGCCGGGCGGCCGCGCCTATGTCTACGAAGACCAGGGTTTTGTCTTCGACGCCGGCCCCACCGTCATCACCGACCCGTCCTGCATCGAGGAGTTATTTACCGCTGCCGGCAAACGCATCGAGGATTATGTCGAGATGCTGCCCGTCTCTCCCTTCTATCGCCTGTGCTGGGAAGACGGCAGCCATTTCGACTACGTCAACGACCAGGAAGCGCTCGACCGCCAGATCCACGCGATCAACCCTGTCGACGTCGCCGGTTACCAGCGCTTCCTCGCGTATTCGAAGGCGGTGTTCGAAGAGGGCTATATCAAACTGGGCACCGTGCCCTTCCTGACCTTCCGCGACATGATCGCGGCCGGCCCGCAGCTGGCCAAGCTGCAGGCCTGGCGCAGCGTCTACAGCATGGTCTCGCGCTTCGTGCAGGACGAGCACCTGCGCCAGGCCTTTTCCTTTCACTCGCTGCTGGTCGGCGGCAATCCGTTCGCGACCTCGTCGATCTACACGCTGATCCACGCGCTCGAGCGGCGCTGGGGCGTCTGGTTCCCGCGCGGCGGCACCGGCGCGCTGGTGAACGGCCTGGTACGCCTGTTCCAGGACATCGGCGGACGGATCGAACTGAATGCATCGGTCGCGCAAATCGAAACGAAGAACGGGCGCGCCAGCGGCGTGCGCCTGGAAGACGGCCGCTTCTTCCCGGCCGATGCGGTGGCCTCGAACGCCGACGTGGTGCATACCTATGCCTCGCTCTTGAACCAGCACCCGCGCGGCGCGCAGGAAGCAGCCAGCCTGCGCAAGAAGCGCTTCAGTAATTCGCTGTTCGTCATCTATTTCGGACTGGACCACCACCACAGCCAGCTGCAGCACCATACGGTCTGCTTCGGCCCGCGCTACCGCGGCCTGATCGACGAAATTTTCAAGGGCAATGCGCTGGCCGACGATTTTTCGCTCTACCTGCACGCGCCCTGCGTCACCGACCCGTCGCTGGCGCCGCCCGGCTGCGGCAGCCATTACGTACTGGCGCCGGTACCGCACCTGGGCAATGCGGACATCGACTGGGAGGTCGAAGGGCCGCGCTACCGCGACAAGATTTTCGAATACCTCGAAGAGCGCTACATGCCGGGCCTGCGCAGCCAGCTCGTCACCAGCCGCATTTTTACGCCCTTCGATTTCCGCGACCAGCTGAATGCCCACGTCGGCTCGGCGTTTTCGCTGGAGCCCGTGCTGACCCAAAGCGCCTGGTTCCGTCCGCACAACCGCGACAGGGAGCTGGCCAACCTCTACCTGGTCGGCGCGGGTACCCATCCAGGCGCGGGCGTACCGGGCGTGATCGGCTCGGCCAAGGCGACTGCAGGCCTGATGCTTGCGGAGGCGCGCGCATGA
- the crtY gene encoding lycopene beta-cyclase CrtY yields MNKRFYDLILVGGGLANGLIAWRLRTERPELDILLLEAGEAIGGNHTWSFHDGDLDLHQQAWVAPLVAHRWPRYEVVFPGYARTLESGYASIASSDFARVVSAALGPSLRTGVRVAGLSPTSVRLAGGETLQAGAVIDGRGPQPSSRLALGYQTFLGQEVRLAAPHGLRAPVIMDAGVEQQGGYRFVYLLPFGPDRILIEDTHYVDTLAWEPERLRANIAAYAQGRGWRILDVLREEQGSLPIVLTGDVDGFWADFRGQPTSGLRAGLFHSTTGYSLPHAVRLAERIASLADLSAPKLFEAIRIEAQQAWRAQRFFRLLNRMLFLAGSPDSRWRVMARFYRLPAPLIERFYAARLRLFDKARILSGKPPVPVRAAMNAARMVHPSQIRKPE; encoded by the coding sequence GTGAACAAGCGCTTCTACGACCTGATCCTGGTCGGCGGCGGGCTGGCCAACGGCCTGATCGCCTGGCGCCTGCGCACCGAGCGTCCGGAGCTGGACATCCTGCTGCTGGAAGCGGGCGAGGCGATCGGCGGCAACCACACCTGGTCTTTCCACGACGGCGATCTCGACCTGCATCAGCAGGCCTGGGTGGCGCCCCTGGTCGCGCACCGCTGGCCGCGCTATGAGGTCGTCTTTCCCGGTTACGCGCGCACGCTCGAGAGCGGCTATGCCAGCATCGCATCAAGCGATTTCGCGCGCGTCGTCTCGGCCGCGCTGGGACCGTCCCTGCGTACGGGCGTCCGGGTCGCGGGCCTGAGCCCGACCAGTGTCCGCCTGGCCGGCGGCGAAACGCTGCAGGCCGGCGCCGTGATCGACGGCCGCGGCCCGCAGCCGAGTTCCCGCCTGGCGCTCGGCTATCAGACCTTCCTCGGCCAGGAAGTGCGACTGGCTGCGCCACATGGCCTGCGCGCCCCGGTCATCATGGACGCCGGCGTCGAGCAGCAAGGCGGCTACCGCTTCGTCTACCTGCTGCCCTTCGGGCCGGACCGCATACTGATCGAAGACACCCATTACGTCGATACGCTTGCCTGGGAGCCCGAGCGCCTGCGCGCCAACATCGCGGCCTATGCGCAGGGGCGCGGCTGGCGGATCCTTGACGTGCTGCGCGAAGAACAGGGCTCGCTGCCGATCGTGCTGACGGGAGACGTCGACGGCTTCTGGGCGGATTTCAGGGGTCAGCCGACCTCCGGCCTGCGCGCGGGATTGTTCCACTCGACGACCGGCTATTCGCTGCCGCACGCGGTGCGCCTGGCCGAACGCATCGCCAGTCTTGCCGACCTGAGCGCCCCGAAGCTGTTCGAGGCCATCCGCATCGAGGCGCAGCAGGCCTGGCGCGCGCAGCGCTTTTTCCGGCTGCTCAACCGCATGCTGTTTTTGGCCGGCAGTCCGGACAGCCGCTGGCGCGTCATGGCGCGCTTCTACCGGCTGCCGGCACCGCTCATCGAACGCTTTTATGCTGCCCGCCTGCGCCTGTTCGACAAGGCGCGCATCCTCAGCGGTAAGCCTCCCGTACCCGTGCGCGCGGCCATGAACGCCGCGCGCATGGTCCATCCCAGCCAGATCAGGAAACCAGAATGA
- a CDS encoding glycosyltransferase, with protein MAHFGVVAPAFYSHVGALSALALALHERGHRVTFLQRPDAAAYIKDDRLGFHAVGAATHPPGSLAQSLRRAANPGSPLGLRHVIVDMAESTAMLCRELPAACEALRIDAVLGDQMEAAGGLVAEALGLPFVSIACALPVNREPGVPLPVMPFDWGAGERALHMFEGSTRVYDWMMAPHRRALETAARKLGIPVRGALHECLSPLAQISQTVAAFDFPRQALPDTFHHVGPLRAASHKAPARIDALPVISPDRPFVFASLGTLQGHRFDLFKRIAKACRQLDVQLLAAHCGGLDARQCAQLEGLGATWVCAFAPQEAALARADAVVSHAGLNTVLDAVANHTPILALPIAFDQPGVAARIRHAGVGLSASPRFTGASGIASRLRRLLDEPGFKERCAPLAEGVKSAGGTARAADIVEAALGIDSHSRVRREGAA; from the coding sequence ATGGCGCATTTCGGCGTGGTCGCCCCCGCGTTCTACAGCCATGTGGGCGCCCTGTCGGCGCTCGCACTGGCCCTGCACGAACGCGGCCACCGCGTGACCTTCCTGCAGCGGCCCGACGCCGCCGCCTACATCAAGGACGATCGGCTCGGTTTCCACGCCGTCGGCGCCGCCACCCACCCACCGGGTTCGCTGGCGCAGTCGCTGCGGCGCGCGGCCAATCCGGGCAGCCCGCTCGGCCTGCGCCACGTGATCGTCGACATGGCGGAGTCGACCGCCATGCTGTGCCGCGAACTGCCCGCCGCATGCGAAGCCTTGCGGATCGACGCCGTGCTCGGCGACCAGATGGAAGCCGCAGGCGGCCTGGTGGCCGAAGCGCTTGGCCTGCCCTTCGTCTCGATCGCCTGCGCGCTGCCGGTGAACCGCGAACCGGGCGTGCCCTTGCCGGTCATGCCCTTCGACTGGGGCGCCGGCGAGCGCGCGCTGCACATGTTCGAGGGCAGCACCCGGGTCTACGACTGGATGATGGCGCCGCACCGGCGGGCCCTTGAAACCGCAGCGCGCAAGCTCGGCATCCCCGTGCGCGGCGCCCTGCACGAATGCCTGTCGCCGCTGGCGCAGATCAGCCAGACGGTGGCCGCCTTCGATTTCCCGCGCCAGGCGCTGCCGGATACCTTTCATCACGTCGGTCCGCTGCGCGCGGCCTCCCACAAGGCACCGGCGCGGATCGACGCCCTGCCCGTCATCAGCCCGGACCGGCCCTTCGTCTTCGCCTCGCTCGGCACCTTGCAGGGACACCGCTTCGACCTGTTCAAGCGCATCGCCAAGGCCTGCCGCCAGCTCGACGTCCAGCTCCTGGCCGCCCACTGCGGCGGCCTCGATGCGCGCCAGTGCGCGCAGCTGGAAGGCCTTGGCGCCACCTGGGTCTGCGCATTCGCGCCGCAGGAAGCGGCACTGGCGCGGGCCGATGCCGTCGTCTCGCATGCGGGCCTGAACACGGTCCTGGACGCGGTGGCAAACCACACGCCGATCCTGGCGCTGCCGATCGCCTTCGACCAGCCGGGCGTGGCGGCACGCATCCGCCATGCCGGCGTCGGCCTCTCCGCCTCGCCGCGTTTTACAGGCGCGTCCGGGATCGCAAGCCGCTTGCGCCGCCTGCTCGACGAGCCGGGTTTCAAGGAGCGCTGCGCGCCGCTGGCCGAGGGCGTCAAAAGCGCCGGCGGCACGGCGCGGGCGGCCGACATCGTCGAAGCCGCGCTGGGCATCGATTCGCATAGCCGGGTGCGGCGTGAGGGGGCAGCGTGA
- a CDS encoding polyprenyl synthetase family protein, which yields MTTMTGRFSGRDMEMAGDPWLAELAAIRHAFEERMAQLLPDSGNGSDTLAAAMRAGTLGAGKRMRPLLLMLVARDLGCASPALVDIACAVEMVHAASLILDDMPCMDDAMLRRGQPTIHVQYGEDVAILASVALLSRAFGVLATAPGIRPEVRARLVAKLAETVGSQGLVRGQFEDLRGGGQRSEAEIASTNELKTGVLLGVSVDMAAILAETDDCVAESLRAFALAAGHAFQIRDDFQDDPANDTSVTGKDTGKDLGKATLINALGFEEARKRLARHLDEADRCLTDAIGSKQRTRRFVDTLFGQGGGFRFAGRPLAATPDRHLVRH from the coding sequence ATGACGACGATGACTGGACGATTCAGCGGGCGCGACATGGAGATGGCGGGCGATCCCTGGCTGGCGGAACTGGCCGCGATCCGGCACGCGTTCGAAGAACGCATGGCGCAGCTGTTGCCCGACAGCGGCAACGGCAGCGATACCCTGGCGGCAGCAATGCGCGCCGGCACCCTCGGCGCCGGCAAGCGCATGCGTCCGCTGCTGCTGATGCTGGTCGCGCGCGACCTCGGCTGCGCCTCCCCGGCCCTGGTCGATATCGCCTGCGCCGTCGAGATGGTGCATGCGGCCTCGCTGATCCTCGACGACATGCCCTGCATGGACGACGCCATGCTGCGCCGCGGCCAGCCGACGATCCATGTGCAATACGGCGAAGACGTCGCCATCCTCGCCTCCGTCGCCCTGCTCAGCCGCGCTTTCGGCGTGCTCGCGACCGCGCCCGGCATCCGGCCCGAGGTGCGCGCACGGCTGGTGGCGAAACTGGCCGAGACAGTCGGCAGCCAGGGCCTGGTGCGCGGCCAGTTCGAGGACCTGCGCGGAGGCGGCCAGCGCTCGGAAGCGGAAATCGCCAGCACCAATGAGTTGAAGACGGGCGTGCTGCTCGGCGTCTCGGTCGACATGGCCGCGATCCTGGCCGAGACCGACGACTGCGTCGCCGAATCGCTGCGCGCCTTTGCGCTTGCCGCCGGCCACGCCTTCCAGATCCGCGACGATTTCCAGGACGATCCGGCCAACGACACGAGCGTGACCGGTAAAGATACCGGCAAGGACCTCGGCAAGGCCACGCTCATCAACGCGCTCGGCTTCGAGGAAGCGAGGAAGCGCCTGGCGCGGCACCTCGACGAGGCCGACCGCTGCCTGACCGATGCCATCGGCAGCAAGCAGCGCACGCGCCGCTTCGTCGACACGCTGTTCGGCCAGGGTGGCGGCTTTCGCTTCGCCGGCCGCCCGCTTGCTGCGACGCCGGACCGGCACCTGGTGCGCCATTGA
- a CDS encoding TetR/AcrR family transcriptional regulator, translated as MSKSSLASRVPCLRGAGRPKASDVEARMHDLIDAAARLFLTNGYTRTSLESIARAARVAVRTIYVKFGGKAGLLEAVLVSRREQFFRIADMEHDMRPFRAVVDDFARQFFDLLCQDQLIAMQRVVIAEAADNPELAHTFFDTGPRMTREMLERFFARADIRAQLREDLPFEQLPAFLTSWISGDAMQRFVFPHDQPSHAEAHRLLAQRLEMFYRAVLR; from the coding sequence ATGAGCAAATCATCGTTAGCAAGCCGCGTTCCCTGCCTGCGCGGCGCCGGCCGGCCGAAGGCAAGCGACGTCGAAGCCCGCATGCACGACCTGATCGACGCCGCCGCACGGCTGTTCCTGACCAACGGCTATACCCGCACCAGCCTGGAATCGATCGCCCGCGCCGCGCGCGTGGCCGTGCGCACCATCTATGTGAAATTCGGCGGCAAGGCCGGGCTGCTCGAAGCCGTGCTGGTGTCGCGCCGCGAACAATTCTTCCGCATCGCCGACATGGAACACGACATGCGCCCGTTCCGCGCGGTCGTCGACGATTTCGCACGCCAGTTCTTCGACCTGCTCTGCCAGGACCAGTTGATCGCGATGCAGCGCGTGGTGATCGCGGAGGCGGCCGACAACCCGGAACTGGCGCATACCTTCTTCGACACCGGCCCGCGCATGACGCGCGAGATGCTCGAACGCTTTTTTGCGCGCGCCGACATCCGCGCCCAGTTGCGCGAGGACCTGCCCTTCGAACAGCTGCCCGCTTTCCTGACCAGCTGGATTTCCGGGGACGCCATGCAGCGCTTCGTTTTTCCGCACGATCAACCATCGCATGCCGAGGCGCATCGCCTGCTGGCGCAGCGCCTGGAGATGTTCTATCGCGCGGTGCTGAGGTAG
- a CDS encoding HlyD family secretion protein, giving the protein MSQTQPTVEQKPLANPPSAPAPAAAGKTPPNKRVLVVVGLIAIAALAAGGRMWYRSHNFVDTENAYVAGHVHPVSARIAGVVTRVLVEDNQHVKAGDVIAELDPADQHVRVEQIEAQIASAKQQVIQADAQVEQVRAQAQAAQAQVGQSQALALRARQDAERFGQLYTKQMKAVSKAEVDAANAARTAAAADVNARRDTASAAKAQINAASSARDVLKAQIKVLQAQLKDAKQQVSYGRILAPVDGRIGRRSVEVGARVQPGQQLVAVVEDKVWVNANFKETQLAGLKPGQAVELQIDALPDEHLVGRVDSFSPASGNQFALLPADNATGNFTKIVQRVPVKITLAPADVQRLTGRLVPGMSVVAEIDLRQKAESKPAGPAQTASAQPAAQPAK; this is encoded by the coding sequence ATGTCCCAAACGCAGCCTACGGTCGAGCAGAAGCCGCTTGCCAATCCTCCATCAGCCCCGGCCCCGGCCGCCGCCGGCAAGACTCCGCCCAACAAGCGCGTGCTCGTCGTGGTCGGGCTGATCGCGATCGCGGCGCTGGCTGCCGGTGGACGCATGTGGTACCGCAGCCATAACTTCGTCGATACCGAGAACGCCTATGTCGCCGGCCACGTGCACCCGGTTTCGGCGCGCATCGCCGGCGTCGTCACGCGCGTGCTGGTGGAAGACAACCAGCATGTGAAGGCGGGCGACGTCATCGCCGAACTCGACCCGGCCGACCAGCACGTGCGCGTCGAGCAGATCGAGGCGCAGATCGCCAGCGCGAAGCAGCAGGTGATCCAGGCCGACGCGCAAGTCGAACAGGTGCGCGCCCAGGCTCAGGCGGCTCAGGCGCAGGTCGGCCAGTCGCAGGCCCTCGCGCTGCGCGCGCGCCAGGACGCCGAGCGCTTCGGCCAGCTGTACACGAAGCAGATGAAGGCCGTTTCGAAAGCCGAAGTCGATGCCGCGAACGCTGCGCGCACGGCCGCCGCCGCCGACGTCAATGCGCGCCGCGACACCGCCAGCGCCGCCAAGGCGCAGATCAATGCCGCATCTTCCGCGCGCGACGTGCTGAAGGCCCAGATCAAGGTGCTGCAGGCGCAGCTGAAGGACGCGAAGCAGCAGGTCAGCTACGGCCGCATCCTGGCGCCGGTCGATGGCCGCATCGGCCGCCGCAGCGTGGAAGTGGGCGCGCGCGTGCAGCCGGGCCAGCAGCTGGTGGCCGTGGTCGAAGACAAGGTCTGGGTCAACGCCAACTTCAAGGAAACCCAGCTGGCCGGCCTGAAGCCGGGCCAGGCGGTCGAATTGCAGATCGACGCGCTGCCGGACGAACACCTGGTCGGCCGCGTGGACAGCTTCTCGCCGGCCTCGGGCAACCAGTTCGCGCTGCTGCCGGCCGATAACGCGACCGGCAACTTCACCAAGATCGTGCAGCGCGTGCCGGTCAAGATCACGCTGGCCCCGGCCGACGTGCAGCGCCTGACGGGCCGCCTGGTGCCGGGCATGTCGGTGGTTGCCGAGATCGACCTGCGCCAGAAGGCGGAATCGAAGCCGGCCGGGCCGGCGCAAACCGCATCGGCCCAGCCGGCGGCACAGCCAGCTAAATAA
- a CDS encoding DHA2 family efflux MFS transporter permease subunit, translated as MTSTTKPAPAVFPGAPAAGARVDARTWIAVAAGMLGAFMAVLDIQITNSSLRDILGTLSATQEEGSWISTAYLCAEIVVIPMTALFGRAFGVRRYMIGTTSLFLVFSTLCGAAWNLESMIVFRMLQGFTGGALIPMAMTLVMTRLPSSKRAVGMAIFGLTATLAPAMGPTLGGYLSEIYGWPSIFYINWVPGVLLIAGMIYGLDREPSQIRTLVNADWLGIGLMALGLGCLTIFLEEGNSKDWFDSEFIITFAALALVGILGWVATSFTRQQSFVNLRLYGQRNFLIATVLSAVTGMGLYGSSYLLPLYLGQIAGYTPMQIGEVIAWVGLPQLIVMPFAAALSSKVDNRIMCSFGLLLFGGSCLMNAYMDATTGYDQLMITQIVRAIGQPFVMLTLSNFAMNGIAPKDMPSASSLFNMTRNLGGSVGIAMLATSLTNREHFHSARLGESVSTYAAPTQERIDQMTQAFVASGIDPATAANQALAALDRIVRREAYVMAYNDGFFIVGAILIGCIAMVWLADKVKSPGGAGGGGH; from the coding sequence ATGACGAGTACGACCAAGCCCGCGCCCGCGGTCTTCCCGGGCGCACCCGCCGCCGGCGCGCGCGTCGATGCGCGCACCTGGATCGCGGTCGCCGCCGGCATGCTGGGCGCCTTCATGGCGGTGCTCGACATCCAGATCACCAACTCCTCGCTGCGCGACATCCTGGGCACGCTCTCGGCGACCCAGGAAGAGGGCTCCTGGATCTCGACCGCCTACCTGTGCGCCGAGATCGTCGTGATCCCGATGACGGCGCTGTTCGGGCGCGCCTTCGGCGTGCGCCGCTACATGATCGGCACTACCTCCCTCTTCCTCGTGTTCTCGACCCTGTGCGGCGCGGCCTGGAACTTGGAGAGCATGATCGTCTTCCGCATGCTGCAGGGTTTCACCGGCGGCGCCCTGATCCCGATGGCGATGACCCTCGTGATGACGCGCCTGCCCAGTTCCAAGCGCGCGGTCGGCATGGCGATCTTCGGCCTCACGGCGACCCTGGCCCCGGCCATGGGCCCGACCTTGGGCGGCTACCTGTCCGAGATCTACGGCTGGCCGTCGATCTTCTACATCAACTGGGTGCCGGGCGTGCTGCTGATCGCCGGCATGATCTATGGCCTGGACCGCGAACCGTCGCAGATCAGGACCCTGGTCAACGCCGACTGGCTCGGCATCGGCCTGATGGCGCTCGGTCTCGGCTGCCTGACCATCTTCCTGGAAGAGGGCAATTCGAAGGATTGGTTCGATTCCGAATTCATCATCACCTTCGCGGCGCTGGCGCTGGTCGGCATCCTCGGCTGGGTGGCGACGAGTTTTACGCGCCAGCAGTCCTTCGTGAACCTGCGCCTGTACGGCCAGCGTAACTTCCTGATCGCGACCGTGCTGTCGGCCGTCACCGGCATGGGCCTGTATGGCTCCTCTTATCTGCTGCCGCTGTACCTGGGACAGATCGCCGGCTACACGCCGATGCAGATCGGCGAAGTGATCGCCTGGGTCGGCCTGCCGCAGCTGATCGTGATGCCGTTTGCGGCGGCCTTGTCGTCAAAGGTCGACAACCGCATCATGTGCAGCTTCGGTTTGCTGCTGTTCGGCGGCTCCTGCCTGATGAATGCCTACATGGACGCCACCACCGGCTACGACCAGCTGATGATCACCCAGATCGTGCGCGCGATCGGCCAGCCCTTCGTGATGCTGACGCTGTCGAATTTCGCGATGAACGGCATCGCGCCGAAGGACATGCCCTCGGCCTCGAGCCTGTTCAACATGACGCGCAACCTGGGCGGCTCGGTCGGTATCGCAATGCTGGCGACCTCGCTCACCAACCGCGAGCATTTTCATTCCGCGCGCCTCGGCGAGTCGGTGTCGACCTATGCGGCGCCGACCCAGGAACGTATCGACCAGATGACGCAAGCGTTTGTCGCCAGCGGTATCGATCCGGCTACCGCGGCCAACCAGGCACTGGCCGCGCTCGACCGCATCGTGCGGCGCGAAGCCTATGTGATGGCCTATAACGACGGCTTCTTTATCGTCGGCGCGATCCTGATCGGCTGCATCGCCATGGTCTGGCTCGCCGACAAGGTCAAATCCCCCGGCGGTGCCGGCGGTGGCGGTCACTGA